The Triticum dicoccoides isolate Atlit2015 ecotype Zavitan chromosome 6A, WEW_v2.0, whole genome shotgun sequence genome has a window encoding:
- the LOC119314466 gene encoding uncharacterized protein LOC119314466: MLRLRCCLLTQLLSSPSASPASQLRRLISTAAPAIFPNPSFDVEGYLVSTCGLTRAQALKASAKLSHLKSPSKPDAVLAFLAGLGLSGADVAALLAKDPLFLCARVEKTLAPVVAGLTGLGLSRSDIARLVSLSRDKFRCRSIVSYLQYHLHLFGSFENLLPALRRGLCLVSADLETVVKPNVAFLKECGLGDCDIAKLCIGQPWLLASSLECVRAVAARAEGIGVPCGSAMFRHALWAVARLSKEKIAAKVEHLKKMLRWSDAEVRIALSKSPGMLSFSSDRLQGISEFLISKAGLEPAYIAHRPAMLNYSLEGRIKPRHYVVKYLKENGFLDHDRDYYNTLCISEKVFMERFIYPHKEAAPHLAEDYADACRGEVPFSFRFT; the protein is encoded by the coding sequence ATGCTCCGGCTCAGGTGCTGCCTCCTCACCCAGCTCCTCTCGTCTCCCTCCGCATCTCCCGCCTCCCAGCTCCGCCGCCTCATATCCACCGCCGCGCCCGCCATCTTCCCGAACCCTAGCTTCGACGTGGAGGGGTACCTCGTCTCCACCTGCGGCCTCACCCGAGCACAGGCCCTCAAGGCCTCGGCCAAGCTCTCCCACCTCAAGTCCCCTTCCAAGCCCGACGCCGTgctcgccttcctcgccggcctcggcctctccggcgccgacgTCGCCGCCCTCCTCGCCAAGGACCCGCTGTTCCTCTGCGCCAGAGTGGAGAAAACCCTGGCCCCCGTCGTCGCTGGGCTCACCGGCCTCGGCCTGTCACGTTCTGACATCGCGCGCCTCGTCTCGCTCTCCCGTGACAAATTCCGATGTAGATCCATCGTCTCCTATCTACAATACCACCTGCACCTCTTCGGCTCCTTTGAGAACCTCCTCCCTGCTCTCAGGCGCGGCTTATGCCTTGTTTCGGCCGACCTCGAGACAGTGGTCAAGCCCAATGTTGCGTTCCTTAAAGAGTGCGGGCTAGGTGATTGCGACATTGCCAAGCTGTGTATCGGTCAACCATGGCTGCTTGCCTCAAGCTTAGAGTGCGTCCGGGCAGTGGCGGCACGCGCCGAAGGTATTGGTGTGCCCTGTGGCTCTGCGATGTTCAGGCACGCGTTGTGGGCTGTTGCACGCCTCAGCAAGGAGAAGATCGCCGCCAAAGTGGAGCACTTGAAGAAGATGCTCAGGTGGTCAGATGCTGAGGTGCGCATTGCTTTGTCCAAGTCTCCAGGGATGCTGAGTTTTTCTAGTGACAGGCTGCAGGGCATCTCAGAGTTCCTCATCTCCAAGGCAGGGCTGGAACCAGCATACATTGCTCATCGGCCCGCCATGCTCAATTATAGCCTGGAGGGCCGGATCAAACCCCGGCACTACGTTGTAAAGTATCTCAAGGAAAATGGATTTCTAGATCATGATCGGGACTATTATAATACGCTCTGTATCAGCGAAAAGGTATTCATGGAGAGGTTCATATATCCTCACAAGGAAGCTGCACCCCACCTCGCTGAAGACTATGCCGATGCTTGTAGAGGGGAAGTGCCTTTCAGTTTCAGATTTACATAA
- the LOC119314467 gene encoding protein DETOXIFICATION 46, chloroplastic-like: MSAHLRLLTAGAALPLPAPASLRRARLLPPAPPLPSARLLAPHRRGLSPHAAVRVVRCAAAAGAADGGEREVGVEAIAADGAGIWAQVRDVVVFAGPALGLWICGPLMSLIDTMVIGQTSSLQLAALGPGTVFCDYLCYIFMFLSVATSNMVATSLANKDEELAQHQVSTLLFIALTFGIGMFLFTKIFGVQVLTAFTGSKNHEIISAANTYAQIRGFAWPAVLVGLVAQSASLGMKDAWGPLKALAAASVINGVGDIFLCSVCGYGIAGAAWATMVSQIVAAFMMMQNLNSRGFRAFSFTIPSTRELLQIFEIAAPVFVTMTSKVAFYALLTYSATSMGAITLAGHQVMVNILCMCTVWGEPLSQTAQSFMPEMIYGANRNLMKARMLLKSLVMIGAIAGLTVGTVGTIVPWLFPSLFTNDLLVVQQMHKVLIPYFTALLVTPSVHSLEGTLLAGRDLRYLSQSMGACFSIGTFLLLLVRDKFSSLTLCWWVLVFFQWSRFGSALQRLVSPTGMLYNENFNQPEHVKVKAT; this comes from the exons ATGTCcgcccacctccgcctcctcaccgCCGGGGCCGCGCTCCCGTTGCCCGCCCCGGCCTCCCTCCGGCGGGCGCGGCTGCTCCCGCCCGCGCCCCCGCTCCCCTCCGCCCGGCTCCTCGCCCCGCACCGGCGCGGCCTCTCCCCGCACGCGGCCGTCCGCGTCGTCCGATGCGCCGCCGCGGCGGGCGCGGCCGACGGGGGCGAGCGGGAGGTGGGGGTGGAGGCGATAGCGGCGGACGGCGCGGGGATATGGGCGCAGGTGCGGGACGTGGTGGTGTTCGCGGGGCCCGCGCTCGGGCTCTGGATCTGCGGCCCGCTCATGAGCCTCATCGACACCATGGTCATCGGCCAGACCTCCTCCCTCCAGCTCGCCGCCCTAG GGCCCGGGACCGTGTTCTGTGACTACCTGTGCTACATATTCATGTTCCTGTCCGTCGCAACCTCCAACATGGTGGCCACCTCCTTAGCTAACAAG gatgaagaactTGCACAGCATCAAGTGTCTACGCTGCTATTTATAGCTCTTACTTTTGGTATAGGAATGTTTTTGTTCACTAAGATTTTTGGGGTTCAAGTATTGACTG CCTTTACTGGATCAAAAAATCATGAAATTATTTCTGCTGCTAATACATATGCACAG ATTCGAGGTTTTGCATGGCCTGCAGTTCTCGTTGGCTTAGTTGCCCAAAGTGCTAG TCTAGGCATGAAAGATGCTTGGGGTCCTCTGAAGGCATTGGCAGCAGCTAGTGTTATAAATGGCGTCGGTGATATATTTCTTTGCTCTGTATGTGGCTATGGAATTGCTGGTGCCGCCTGGGCTACTATGGTTTCACAG ATTGTTGCAGCTTTTATGATGATGCAAAATCTAAACAGTAGAGGTTTTCGAGCGTTCTCATTCACAATCCCATCGACAAGAGAGCTTCTGCAGATATTCGAAATCGCAGCTCCTGTTTTTGTGACAATGACATCCAAG GTAGCATTTTATGCATTACTTACATACTCCGCGACTTCTATGGGAGCAATAACTCTTGCAGGCCATCAG GTCATGGTTAATATCTTATGCATGTGCACTGTTTGGGGTGAGCCCCTGTCACAAACTGCACAGTCGTTCATGCCGGAGATGATATACGGAGCTAACCGCAATTTGATGAAG GCAAGGATGCTACTCAAGTCCCTCGTAATGATTGGAGCTATAGCTGGACTGACTGTGGGGACAGTTGGAACGATTGTTCCGTGGCTTTTTCCTAGTCTGTTTACCAATGATCTACTGGTTGTACAACAG ATGCACAAAGTGCTGATTCCATATTTCACTGCATTGTTGGTGACACCTTCAGTACACAGCCTTGAAGGAACATTGCTG GCTGGAAGGGATCTCAGGTATTTGAGTCAATCAATGGGTGCATGCTTCAGCATTGGAACCTTTCTACTACTG CTTGTCCGTGACAAATTTAGTAGCTTGACACTATGCTGGTGGGTACTTGTCTTCTTCCAGTGG AGTCGGTTTGGAAGCGCTCTACAACGGCTTGTTTCTCCAACGGGCATGTTGTACAATGAAAATTTCAACCAGCCTGAGCATGTCAAAGTGAAGGCCACATGA
- the LOC119314468 gene encoding UTP:RNA uridylyltransferase 1-like has translation MSQSNQSRRLQIRTNTGWMECRHDIGTFAPGLLSIYESLKPSEDHMSKQSRLIDSLTKSVSKEWPNAQLHLYGSCTNSFGTSHSDVDVCLEIDIGTGSEVELLLRLAEILRGDNFDSVEAITSARVPIVRMLDAGSGFSCDICINNLLAVANTKLLKDYAQIDGRLLQLASIVKHWAKLRGVNETYRGTLSSYAYVLMCISFLQLREPKILPCLQALEPTYTMVVDDIECAYFDEVHQLRDFGAENKETIAELLWAFFHYWAFQHDYRKDVISICMGKIISKKEKNWTTRIGNDRHLICIEDPFETGHDLGRIVDRQTIRIIREEFERAAVMLQHDDDPCSTLFEPYNYEN, from the exons ATGTCGCAGTCGAATCAATCACGGCGGCTGCAAATCAGAACAAATACAGGGTGGATGGAATGCCGCCATGACATCGGCACCTTCGCCCCCGGCTTGCTCTCCATCTACGAATCCCTCAAGCCGTCAGAGGATCACATGTCCAAGCAGAGCCGGCTCATCGACTCCCTAACAAAGTCAGTGAGCAAAGAATGGCCCAACGCCCAGCTGCATCTCTACGGATCATGCACCAATTCCTTTGGAACTTCCCACAGCGACGTCGATGTCTGCCTCGAAATCGATATCGGCACCGGGAGCGAGGTGGAGCTTCTTCTGCGGCTGGCGGAGATCTTGCGCGGCGATAATTTCGACAGTGTGGAG GCGATTACCAGTGCTAGAGTGCCCATTGTGAGGATGTTGGATGCAGGAAGTGGCTTCTCTTGTGACATTTGCATCAACAATCTACTTGCTGTCGCAAACACAAAGCTTCTCAAGGATTATGCCCAGATAGATGGTAGATTGCTTCAGCTGGCCTCCATTGTCAAGCACTGGGCCAAACTGAGGGGTGTCAATGAGACATACCGCGGAACCCTCTCCAGCTATGC ATATGTGCTCATGTGCATCAGTTTCTTACAGCTGAGAGAGCCCAAGATTCTCCCCTGTTTGCAG GCTCTGGAGCCCACTTATACCATGGTTGTTGATGACATTGAATGCGCTTATTTTGACGAAGTTCATCAGCTTCGTGATTTTGGTGCTGAAAACAAGGAGACCATCGCGGAGTTACTCTGGGCATTTTTCCACTACTGGGCATTCCAGCACGATTACAGGAAAGATGTCATCTCCATCTGCATGGGGAAGATAATCAG CAAGAAGGAGAAGAACTGGACGACTCGCATCGGAAACGACCGCCATCTTATCTGCATCGAGGACCCTTTCGAGACCGGCCATGACTTGGGCCGCATAGTCGACAGGCAGACAATCAGGATCATCAGGGAGGAGTTTGAGAGAGCCGCTGTCATGCTGCAGCATGATGATGACCCTTGCTCAACCCTTTTCGAGCCCTACAATTATGAAAACTAA